CTTAAAATAGCCCCGACTACTCTTACCGTCCCGGCTATTATTTTCTCATACATAAAGTCTATGACACGGTCAACACCATAATACAAAATATAACCTAATGCTTTTAAGAATTTTAGCCCCTGCTCATAAATGTCAAATATTTTTGCTTCTGCCATATTATATACATTCTTTAATACCGGGAAACTATGAACCGTTTCCGAAGAAAGAGCCGCAGTTTTATTGTTTTTACTCCAGCCGTACCGATAAACAATTACTCCCAATAAAAGACATACGAAAGAGGTAATAGCCACAGGATTAAAGAAATTAAGACTATGCGCAGTAAACCCCGAATGTTCCAAGAATCCGGCATAGCCATAAAAAATTGGTTCTACAAACATAACGATTGGCAAATAATTATGAATACCAAATACAATACATAATAAAGCAAGCACAATTATAGGCAAAGTGATTAAAAGTTCGCTTTCTTTTACTTTAGATAATTCTTTACTTTCTTTTCCCCAGAATATTGATTGTCCGGCTTTAAGCATAGAAGCCGCCGTTAGCACTGTCCCAATCCACGCCGCAATCATAAAAATCATATACCCCGTTTCTTTCGCTCCGTGCATAACCATCTCTTCCGATACAAACCCGTTAAACGGCCAGAGTCCGCAGCACGCAACCGCGCATATAACAAATCCTATCATTGTAAGTGGCATTTTGTTTTTTAACCCACCCAATTTATCGAAGTCCGTCGTTCCCGTTCTATGCTCAATAGAACCTGCGCTAAGAAATAATCCGCCCTTGAACAACGTTTGATTAAGCATATAGAAAATGCCTCCTGCAATGCCAATTGGCGTTGCAGAACCGATTCCAAGTATCATATATCCCACTTCTCCGATACTCTGGTAAGCAAGCATTCTCTTTAAATTATTCTGGACAAAAGTCATAAACAGGGCGAATATTATTGTCAAAGCCCCGAGTATCATAAGGAACACTGATAATGCGCTGTTCATACCAATAACGAAAAAATCAAGGCTTATTCTTACAAATAAATAAATACCTAACATCTTATCTATAACCGTAATTATAAAAGCCATAACCGTTACCGGCGCATCCGTAGCCGCATCCGGTATCCACGTATGGAATGGCATTACGC
The nucleotide sequence above comes from bacterium. Encoded proteins:
- a CDS encoding proton-conducting transporter membrane subunit; translated protein: MNNTLLISILLPVAFAVIVFLTPSKLRLLRDAFSFIGASIILCLGFYLFGVKNAELNIPWLGMDINFDLRLYHFNSLIIMAVSVFLFLITIYSFVKMKEHSRAREYYTYLFLTVAFVNGAVLANNFVLLVFFWESLLVTLYGLIAIGNKEAYKTALKSFILVGLCDFCMILGIGILWYLTGSLNMPIAQLETSSSGLAAVSCVLMLIGALGKAGVMPFHTWIPDAATDAPVTVMAFIITVIDKMLGIYLFVRISLDFFVIGMNSALSVFLMILGALTIIFALFMTFVQNNLKRMLAYQSIGEVGYMILGIGSATPIGIAGGIFYMLNQTLFKGGLFLSAGSIEHRTGTTDFDKLGGLKNKMPLTMIGFVICAVACCGLWPFNGFVSEEMVMHGAKETGYMIFMIAAWIGTVLTAASMLKAGQSIFWGKESKELSKVKESELLITLPIIVLALLCIVFGIHNYLPIVMFVEPIFYGYAGFLEHSGFTAHSLNFFNPVAITSFVCLLLGVIVYRYGWSKNNKTAALSSETVHSFPVLKNVYNMAEAKIFDIYEQGLKFLKALGYILYYGVDRVIDFMYEKIIAGTVRVVGAILRFAHNGYYANYLAWCIGGLIIIVAVISLLS